The following are encoded together in the Narcine bancroftii isolate sNarBan1 chromosome 10, sNarBan1.hap1, whole genome shotgun sequence genome:
- the b3gnt9 gene encoding UDP-GlcNAc:betaGal beta-1,3-N-acetylglucosaminyltransferase 9, whose translation MRLRRKRDLICTVLLLSALCILLYVQMQSVTPWVDKQEGDGEPSADRSATVQSTAAADQTGSPATENTCPPGREPEAGRAQAVTPRDLLPWNYRQYLWQKDCRQFNQIINQEDKCRKSDGEALLLLSIKSKVEEFERREVVRKTWAREGRVGGLAVRRLFLLATPANQSAVAAWGRLLQHESRLYGDILLWDFQDTFFNLTLKEIHFLQWLDHFCPAAEFVFKGDDDVFVNVENLADFLADADPARDLFVGHIIQQALPIRSNTSKYYIPEMMYGPGTYPVYAGGGGFLMSGHTARRLYGASKEVDLFPIDDVFLGMCLLRLGLAPQTHKGFRTFGIARPSAAPHLQTFDPCFYRELMVVHSLKVPEIWLMWRLLHDPRVRCARERRPARPFRWNKASPRRGAGGGERPPTHLGQMVPAMSLPAPL comes from the coding sequence ATGAGACTGCGAAGGAAGCGGGATCTCATTTGCACGGTCCTCCTGCTTTCAGCGCTTTGCATTTTGCTTTACGTCCAAATGCAGTCCGTCACCCCGTGGGTGGACAAGCAGGAGGGTGACGGGGAACCGAGCGCCGACAGGTCTGCCACGGTGCAAAGCACAGCAGCGGCAGATCAAACGGGCTCCCCCGCCACGGAGAACACCTGCCCGCCGGGACGAGAGCCGGAGGCCGGGCGGGCGCAGGCGGTGACGCCGCGGGACCTGTTGCCCTGGAACTACCGCCAGTACCTCTGGCAGAAAGATTGCCGCCAGTTCAATCAGATCATCAACCAAGAGGACAAGTGCCGCAAGTCGGACGGGGAAGCGCTCCTGCTGCTCTCCATCAAGTCCAAGGTGGAGGAGTTCGAGCGGCGGGAGGTGGTGCGCAAGACGTGGGCGCGGGAAGGCCGGGTGGGGGGGCTGGCCGTGCGCAGGCTCTTCCTCTTGGCCACGCCGGCCAACCAGAGCGCGGTGGCGGCGTGGGGCCGCCTGCTGCAACACGAGAGCCGGCTGTACGGCGACATCCTGCTCTGGGACTTCCAGGACACGTTCTTCAACCTGACGCTGAAGGAGATCCACTTCCTCCAGTGGCTCGACCACTTCTGCCCGGCCGCCGAGTTCGTCTTCAAGGGGGACGACGACGTCTTCGTCAACGTGGAGAACCTCGCCGACTTCCTGGCGGACGCCGACCCCGCCCGCGACCTCTTCGTCGGGCACATTATCCAGCAAGCCCTGCCCATCAGGTCCAACACCAGTAAGTATTACATCCCCGAGATGATGTACGGCCCCGGGACCTACCCCGTCTACGCCGGCGGCGGGGGCTTCCTCATGAGCGGCCACACGGCGAGGAGACTGTACGGCGCCAGCAAGGAGGTCGACCTCTTCCCCATCGACGACGTCTTCCTGGGCATGTGCTTGCTCCGGCTCGGCCTGGCGCCCCAGACCCACAAAGGGTTCCGGACCTTCGGCATCGCGCGGCCCTCCGCCGCCCCTCACCTCCAGACCTTCGACCCGTGCTTCTACCGGGAGCTGATGGTGGTGCACAGCCTGAAGGTGCCCGAGATCTGGCTGATGTGGCGCCTGCTGCACGACCCCCGCGTCAGGTGCGCTCGGGAGCGGCGGCCCGCCCGCCCGTTCCGCTGGAACAAGGCCAGCCCCCGGCGCGGCGCTGGCGGCGGGGAGAGACCGCCCACCCACCTCGGCCAGATGGTCCCCGCCATGAGTTTGCCAGCCCCTTTATAG